A section of the Anaerolineae bacterium genome encodes:
- a CDS encoding flavodoxin — translation MKVAIVYHSETGNTERMAELVAEGCRSVGDDVEARLMTVSEPDVDYLRQAKAIILGCPTYEATCSWQMKRYLDTAGSELEGKLAGFFVSQNWPGGGGGSVAELMMIAGALVRGMLVYSGGITQGYPYLHLGAVSTRAPEDSLYRERCLQLGRVITRKALELFGG, via the coding sequence ATGAAGGTGGCCATCGTCTACCACTCCGAGACTGGCAACACCGAGCGCATGGCCGAGCTGGTGGCCGAAGGCTGTCGTTCGGTAGGTGACGACGTGGAGGCCCGCCTAATGACGGTCTCCGAGCCGGACGTAGACTACCTCCGCCAGGCTAAGGCCATCATCCTGGGCTGCCCCACCTACGAAGCCACCTGCTCCTGGCAGATGAAGCGCTATCTTGATACGGCTGGTTCGGAGTTGGAGGGGAAGCTGGCCGGGTTCTTCGTCTCCCAGAACTGGCCCGGCGGCGGCGGTGGCAGCGTCGCCGAGTTGATGATGATCGCTGGTGCCCTGGTCAGAGGCATGCTGGTGTATTCCGGCGGCATCACCCAGGGCTACCCTTATCTGCACCTGGGGGCCGTCTCCACCCGCGCTCCCGAGGACTCTCTCTACCGCGAGCGCTGCCTGCAATTGGGAAGAGTCATCACCCGCAAGGCTCTGGAGCTCTTCGGGGGTTAG